The Dissulfuribacter thermophilus genome contains the following window.
AGCTTGTTAAACTTCAGGCTCCAAGGCTCATTTGGATGCGGCATGAAAAGGCCTTCTCAAGGGTGAATAAGTTTCTTGAACAAGATTTACAGAGAATGTTTGAGTTGATTGGACCACCTTCCCGCTAAAAAATCACTAGGGAAGTAGAATTCTTTAAGAAGAGGAGTGGATTATGGCAGGACATTCTAAGTGGAGTCAGATTAAACACAAAAAGAGTGCCCAAGATGCAAAGAGGGGCAAGCTATTCACTAAGCTCATCAGAGAAATAATGGTTGCAGCAAGGATTGGCGGTGGAGATCCGGCAGGTAATCCCAGGCTTAGAGCGGCTATAGATGCTGCAAAAAGCGCCAATATGCCTAAAGACAATATTGAGCGCGCTATAAAAAAGGGGACTGGCGAGCTTGAAGGAGTCTCCTATGAAGAGGTGACCTACGAAGGATACGGACCTGGTGGCGTTGCAGTTTTGGTGGAGGCCATGACTGACAACAGACAGAGGACTGTTGCAGATGTCCGTCACATATTTGCCAAAAGAGGCGGGAACCTTGGAGAACCAGGTAGTGTTGCCTGGATGTTTGAGAAAAAGGGCGTGATTATTGTGGAAAAGGAAGAGATCGAAGAAGATAAATTGATGGATATCGCCTTGGAGGCAGGGGCAGAAGATCTGGTAGATCAGGGAGATACATGGGAGGTACACACTGATCCTCAAGTGTATGAGGCAGTAAAAAATGCTATAGAAGAGGCAGGTATTTCCATTAGCCAGGCAAAACTCGATATGGTGCCTCAAAACCTCGTAGAGGTTACAGACCCTCAAGTGGCAGAAAAGATTCTCAAGCTCATGGATGCACTTGAAGACAATGATGATGTACAAAACGTCTATGCAAATTTCGACATCCCTGATGAAGTGCTTGAGAAGATGAAATAATTTGATTGTAGCCTAACTACTTAGGCATTTTAATGCATGAGCATGCCAATTTTTTCTATATCCTTAATGATCATCTCACAGACATTTGAATTGTTTTCCTCTCTGGCCCTGTCCAGAGAGGAAAATGTCTGTGTTTGTCCCTGTTGGTCTGTGGCTAAATGTCTAAAATGGCCTTTGACGTAATTTGAAGCTACAACCGAACAACAATGAACAACAATAACAGTCGAAATTCTGTATTAGGAATCGATCCTGGCACAAATGCCACAGGTTTTGGCATTGTTGAGATGTGTGGTAATGGCCTAAAGGCCAAATTGTTTGGTGTTATCAGATCCAGGCCGAACACCTCCTTGGCTGATAGACTTTTGAGGATATTTAGTGAACTTACTAGTATTATTCAGGCAGAAAGACCGTCTTTTTGTGCAATTGAGACAGTTTTTAATGCGAAAAATCCTAGATCGAGTCTGGTTCTTGGTCATGCTAGGGGTGTGAGTATGCTGGCGGCCAGAAATCAAGGCCTAGATCTTTTTGAATATTCCCCATTGGAGGTGAAAAAGGCAGTGGTAGGATACGGTAGGGCTCAGAAATGCCAGGTACAGGACATGGTAAGGGTAATATTAGGGATTAGAGAAAGGGTCCCTCAGGATGCGGCAGATGCCCTTGCTGTAGCAATATGTCATTTGAATAGTTGTAATTACTCAGCCTTTTAATGTCATGATAGGTCTTTTAAGAGGTACGATAGAAGAAAAATTTCATGATACTGTCCTCATAAACTGTAATGGTGTGGGTTACGAGGTAGTAGTCCCTGATTCATATCTTTCAAAACTTCCTCGACTCGGAGAAGAGATTACACTCTATACGCACCTTTCCTGGAAAGAGGACGGAGTAACCCTATACGGTTTTTTAAACAGAGAAGACCGTGAGATGTTTAGAATGCTCATCCAGGTCTCAGGAGTGGGACCCAAAATGGCCTTAAACTGCCTTTCTGTTCTTGGTCCACTAGATCTATTGAGGGCCTTGAGCTCTGGAGATACAAAGAAACTGCAGGTGATTAGCGGTGTGGGGAAAAAGACCGCGGCAAGGCTTTGCGTGGACTTGAAAGAGAAGGCCAAAAAGATGCTCTCTATAAGGGGGCTTGATGATTCAATCTCTTCTCAAACAGACAATGCCAAGGTGGATGCAGAGGATGGCAACACATGGCATGAGGCCTATTCTGCCCTAATAAACCTGGGATACAAACCAGGAGAGATTAGGAAGGCCTTGAGCAGGGTGAGTCAAGAGTTGGGCAAGGGGCAAGGGCCTACTGAGATAAGCGAGGTTATAAAGTCCGCCTTAAGGTACCTGGCAAGACCTGGATGAGATTATTTTATTTGTAACCCCTCTCAGGGCACTGAGCCGCAAGAAATGTATAACCCCAAATTATGCACTGCGAAAGAGGGCAAAAATAAATTTTCTTTCTATATCAACTAATTGCCTCATTGCAACCTATTGCTGACCCTGTACAGTGTCTGTACAGGGCAGGACATTCACCTTTTTGGTGCCGCAAAATTCATGCTGTTTTTGCCCTCTTTCTCATCCCTTCAGGATTGGCGTTTTTGCCCAATCTTCTTTGTTGCTCGGGGCTTGAAGTACCTAAGTACGTCTTCGCCCCTCGCGCCTCGAATCTTGGGCAAACTCGTCAATTGCATAATTTGGGATAACATGCCAATTTGTATTTGCTTACAGGGTGCCGTAGATACAAGGCAGAGGGCATGAAGGCGTACTCCCTGTACGGCGAATGTCCTACAACGCAGTAGATGCGGTGCCATGTGAGCAAATACGACTATTTTCTTTGGGTGCGCATCAATATCAATAAAATCAGGAAGATACTCCCTATTGCTCCAAAGACAAAGGACTCTCTGAACGTATCTTTAAATCCATGACTCAGTGCATGTATCCCTTGGGCCCATGTAAGTAGGCCTCTTGCCCTGATGTAGGCAAGGTCTGGTGACATAAATTGACCGAGAAGACCAGATACGTTGGAGATAAACTCCTTGCCTATCTCCAGGTTCTGCATTGCTCCAATGCCTTCAAAATGGATTGCCTGCCTCATTTCGAGGGTATTTGTGGCAACGGCAGTGCCAATAGAACCACCAAGAAACCTCAAATAGTGCATGAGACTCACCCCCAAGTCTGTTTTGGAGCCAAGAGGGCCTAGGGCCATTGCAGAAACCGGGGCGAAGAATGAACCGAGTGCTATTCCCAATGGGATCGTTATGAGAGCGGCCTTTACAGATGGGGTATAAAAATTGAGGCTTGGGATGAGGAAAAAAGTAGTATAGAGGTACATGATTGTACTTACAGTAACTACTTTAGACGGGCCAAATCGGTCACTCAGGATACCTGCCACAGGGGACAGTATGGCTATGAATATGGCGAAGGCCAGCATGTGCACCCCAGTATCAAAGGTGGAAAGCCCCTTGAGGTTCTCGTAATAGAGGGGGAGAAGATAAAAGACCTGGTAGATAGAAAGCCCCATTATCAAAAAGTAGAATCCCATTGAAAGGGCATATTCCTTTACCTTGAAAATGGAAAAGTCTATTAATGGATTCTTGGAGTTGATTTCTGATACAAGGTAAAGCAAAAGACATATCAATGCTGCCAGCGCCATGACTACTATCTTTGTGGACTGCGTCCAGCCGAGTTGTTGTCCTTTTGACAACACTACGAGGATAAGGACTGTAAATGCCCCTAGGAGGCCATAACTCAAAAAATTGAATTTAAGCCTCTCCCTGTGTTTTGAAATCATTGGGAGGTAAAAGAGCCCTGCCACGAAATTGAGGATGCCCACAGGCAAATTTATGTAAAAAACCCATCTCCAACTGAGGTGTTCCGTAATCCAGCCTCCAACAGTAGGCCCGATTGATGGGGCAAAGCTGACACCCATGGCATAGATGCCCATGGCGAGTCCGTGTTTTTCCGGTGGATAGATGGCAAAAAGGATAGTCTGGGCACTGGCCATGATAAATGCCTCGCCAAGTCCCTGAGTTACTCTCGACGTTATCATCTCAGGAAGGCTACCCGCCATACCGCAAAAAGCGCTGGAGATGGTGAAGACAAATAGCCCGGTCAAAAATAACCACTTAAGGCCAATAACCCTTCCCAAGTTATGAGTTAGAAGGAGTCCTACTGCAGCGGCGATCATATAGGATGTTATGACCCATTGGACTCCATACAAGTCAGTAGACAGCGGGCCCATCATCTTTGGTACGATTACGTCCACTACCGTGGTATCGAGAATGGCCATGAATGAGCCAGTCATGACAATGATGGTCAAAAATGTTCTGTAGAGTGGAGAAATGGTCATAGCCTCTTGATCTCCACCTCGCCTCCGAGTCCAACTTTTAAAAGATGGAGTTTCCCTTCTGTGATCTTGATCCTAATTGGGATCCTCTGGGCTACTTTTGTAAATTCACCGGCAGATACGTCCCTTGGAATAAGGGCAAAGGTAGCAGACGAGGCAGGAAGCACTGACTCCACTACTCCCTTGAAGGTTTCATCAGGATAGGCGTCTATGTGAATGGTTGCAGGGGAGCCTGGTTTTACACCATGGATTTTCCCCTCCTCGAGGAGGACGAGGATATACACATCTTTTGGGTCAACTAGACTGTATATTGTTCTGCCGGGAAGCACCACATCCCCTTCTGACACATATCTTTTGGCCACCCTACCATCAATGGTGCTCCTTAAGGTGCATTCATTGAGGTCCTTTTGGGCGATTTTTATTTCAGCCTTTATGGCTGATATGGACTCTTCAACTGCTTCAAAGGCCTTTTGGAGTTCTTTTGTCTTAGCCCTTTTTACTTTTGCGAGATCGAGATTCTCCTCAGCCTTTTTTATTGATGCCTTAATTGCATCAATTTCTTTTAAGGTGGAAAGGTACTTCCTTTTTTGGGCTTTGAGCTTAGTAGTGATTGATTCTAGTGTTTTTTTAGGAACTACTCCTTTTTTAAATAGATTGCTGTAGCGTTCGTTATCACGTTTTAGGTCTTCGATGACGACCTCCAATGCCTTTGCACGCTCTTCTAATGAGGCCTTTTTCTTGGTCAATTCATCCACTGACTGCCTTGCAATACGTTGGTTCAGTTCCAGCTCCTTTTCTACACGTAACAGGCGGAGTCCTAGTTCCTCTTTTTTCTTTTGCTCGGCCCTGAGTTTGGCCTTTAATGCATCCAGTCGATTTTTAAAATTTCTGTCATCGAGTCTCGCAATTACCTCACCTTTTTTAACGGTATCTCCCTCTTTTTTACTAAGCTCAATAATTCGTCCAGATACGTGATCGAATCCAAGGTTGATGAGGCTATCCGTCCTGACAAATACTGCGTCGGTTACGGCATAATGCATCCTGTGGACCACGAAAATTATGGTGAATGTTACCAGACACAACACACCTATTATTAGTATAAATGTGGCAACACGTTTTCCCATCCTGATCCCCTTTCAATTAACCCAAATTATGTAATTGGCGAGTTTGTCCTTTGATAGCGAGGCGAGAGGGGCGAAGACGTACTTGGGTACTTCGAACCCCAAGCAACAAAGAGACCTGGGCAAAATCGCCAATCCCGAAGGGCTGCCAAAGGGGGCAAAAACAGCATGAATATTGCGACATTAAGAAGGTGAATATTAAGCAATAGGCTACAATAAAGTAATTAATTGATATAAAAAGAAAAATCATTTTTGCCCCCTTTCGCAGTGCACAATTTGGGATTAAGCCTTGAAATGAGTATACGCACTCACAACAAACCAGCTTCCAAATAAAACAAGGCAAATGGCACAACATCTTATTATTGTCCTGTAGTGGTGGTCCCCAATAAGGGCACTACCTTTGCTAGTACCAAAACTTACGATTGAATACCAGGTATAATCTGCAGCAATGTGACCAATAAAAAACGAAATTATGCCAATAGAGCCGAACTTGATGGCGCTGGTTAAGTATCCAAGGCCAATAGTCACCCACCATAGCGTCCAATAAGGATTGGAAATACTGAAGATGATTCCAAGTAGCAAGGTGTTTTTTCCGTTTGGATTACTAACTTCTTGTTTTTTCTCTGCAAAGGAAAGACTGAGGTTAGATGCCTCTTTGAACATGGAATAGCCCATCCAAAGGAGCATTATTCCTCCAATGAAGGCAATGGTACCCATGACCATAGGGATCTTGAGGTAAGGTCCAAGCCCCAGGAGAATAAGTATTATTAGACAGAGTTCTAGTAGGCTATGACCAGTAATAATGAGTGGCCCTGCCCAAAAACCCTTTTTAATGGATTCTGCAATAGTTACCGTAAGAAGAGGGCCTGGCATAAGGGCACCGCTTAGGGCGAGGATGAAGCTAGTCACAAAAATACTTGGAATACTTATGAGTTCATCCATGACTCTTACCCTATGACCCCTGTGATTTGTAATAAAGTCTAGTACCAACCGCCCGTTCCAGTTTGGAGATAGCTATTCTGTATCCATAAATGGCGGAAAGGAGATTTTGCTCTGCCTCTGTTAGGAAACTCCTGGCATCAAGTACCTCGGAAGATGAGACAAGTTGTTCCCTATATTGAAGGACAGTCAACCTAAGATCTTCTTTCGCCAATTGAAGCGCCTTTTTGGCAGTAGATATATTTTTTTTAAAGACCTCTATCTCTTCTATCGCCTCTTTTACCTCGAGAGAGACCTGGTTTTTCAATTGATTGAGTCTTTCTTCAAGTTCTAGGACCTTATGTTTTGCCTCTCCAACCTCGTGACCGGTCTTACCCCATTCAAATAGCGACCAATTGGCTTCGAGCAATAACAAGGTATTGTGGGAATTTCTAAAGTCGTTTCTGGTTGCCAGAAGGTCGTCTCCAGACTGTTCATATCGTCCTATCAAGTTGATTTTTGGATAATATCTACTCTTTTGAAGTTTTACGTTTAACCTTGCCTGTTTCAATGAAAGGGATAGGGCTTTAATCTCTGGGCGGTGTTCTATTGCGGATTCAATAAGAGTGTCTATGGATAATGAGATTTCTGGAAGGTTCTGGTTGTCTTCTATCTCCAAGCTGGAATCAACTGGTCTATTCAATAAGATGTTTAGATATGCCTTTTTTGTCTCTAGCTCACTCCTTGCGTGTTCTAGTCTTTGCATGGCACTTTTAAGGGCTACTTCTGAGCGAAGAAGATCATTTCTTGCAATGAGCCCTTCATGGAACATGGCCTTTGCGTCTTCAAGGTGTGCCTTTAAGGTATCGACCTCTTCTTGTGCTACCCTCAGCCTACCCTGGGATACAAGTATTTCAAAATATGCCTTTTTTACCTCAAATTCTAAACTCAATAGGCCTGTTTCATATTCAAGTCTTTTGACATCAATTCCAAGGGCCTCCATGGACTCCCTTGTTGAAAGGGCGAAACCTGTAAAAATGGGTTGGCTCACTTGGAAATACCACAGAATTTCTCTCTTTTTCCCAAAAGGAATATTTGAGACTCCAGGGAAGTCCTTAAAACGAAGAAATGGTTCGTCTTTGTACCAGGTATATCGATACCCTGTGGAGAGTTTGGCCCATTTGTCTAAAGAGGCCGCCTGCTTGCGTTGGATCTGGGCATTAATTCTCTGTTGCAATGCCTTGAGACTAGGATTGTTTTTAATGGCTGTTGCCAGTGCAGATTCAAGGGTAAACGATGTTTGGCCCCCATAGGCTATAGGGGGAGTGAGTATTAGTGAAATGAAAAAACATGGAATTATTGTCTTAAACACTAGATTTTTCATAAACATGATACACCACGAAAAAGAGTTTTGAGTTCTGAGTTGAAGAATTCAATTTTACCCGAAAATGCCCCAACGAAAAAGAGTTTTGAGTTATAAAACTTCTAAAGAGAATCAGTGTTGCCACACAAATTGATAGAGGCTAAATTTAGCTTTATTATGAATATTCCAAATCTTTTGACCATAATTCGCATTATACTTACTC
Protein-coding sequences here:
- a CDS encoding TolC family protein, with translation MKNLVFKTIIPCFFISLILTPPIAYGGQTSFTLESALATAIKNNPSLKALQQRINAQIQRKQAASLDKWAKLSTGYRYTWYKDEPFLRFKDFPGVSNIPFGKKREILWYFQVSQPIFTGFALSTRESMEALGIDVKRLEYETGLLSLEFEVKKAYFEILVSQGRLRVAQEEVDTLKAHLEDAKAMFHEGLIARNDLLRSEVALKSAMQRLEHARSELETKKAYLNILLNRPVDSSLEIEDNQNLPEISLSIDTLIESAIEHRPEIKALSLSLKQARLNVKLQKSRYYPKINLIGRYEQSGDDLLATRNDFRNSHNTLLLLEANWSLFEWGKTGHEVGEAKHKVLELEERLNQLKNQVSLEVKEAIEEIEVFKKNISTAKKALQLAKEDLRLTVLQYREQLVSSSEVLDARSFLTEAEQNLLSAIYGYRIAISKLERAVGTRLYYKSQGS
- a CDS encoding DHA2 family efflux MFS transporter permease subunit, which encodes MTISPLYRTFLTIIVMTGSFMAILDTTVVDVIVPKMMGPLSTDLYGVQWVITSYMIAAAVGLLLTHNLGRVIGLKWLFLTGLFVFTISSAFCGMAGSLPEMITSRVTQGLGEAFIMASAQTILFAIYPPEKHGLAMGIYAMGVSFAPSIGPTVGGWITEHLSWRWVFYINLPVGILNFVAGLFYLPMISKHRERLKFNFLSYGLLGAFTVLILVVLSKGQQLGWTQSTKIVVMALAALICLLLYLVSEINSKNPLIDFSIFKVKEYALSMGFYFLIMGLSIYQVFYLLPLYYENLKGLSTFDTGVHMLAFAIFIAILSPVAGILSDRFGPSKVVTVSTIMYLYTTFFLIPSLNFYTPSVKAALITIPLGIALGSFFAPVSAMALGPLGSKTDLGVSLMHYLRFLGGSIGTAVATNTLEMRQAIHFEGIGAMQNLEIGKEFISNVSGLLGQFMSPDLAYIRARGLLTWAQGIHALSHGFKDTFRESFVFGAIGSIFLILLILMRTQRK
- the ruvC gene encoding crossover junction endodeoxyribonuclease RuvC gives rise to the protein MNNNNSRNSVLGIDPGTNATGFGIVEMCGNGLKAKLFGVIRSRPNTSLADRLLRIFSELTSIIQAERPSFCAIETVFNAKNPRSSLVLGHARGVSMLAARNQGLDLFEYSPLEVKKAVVGYGRAQKCQVQDMVRVILGIRERVPQDAADALAVAICHLNSCNYSAF
- a CDS encoding HlyD family secretion protein; the protein is MGKRVATFILIIGVLCLVTFTIIFVVHRMHYAVTDAVFVRTDSLINLGFDHVSGRIIELSKKEGDTVKKGEVIARLDDRNFKNRLDALKAKLRAEQKKKEELGLRLLRVEKELELNQRIARQSVDELTKKKASLEERAKALEVVIEDLKRDNERYSNLFKKGVVPKKTLESITTKLKAQKRKYLSTLKEIDAIKASIKKAEENLDLAKVKRAKTKELQKAFEAVEESISAIKAEIKIAQKDLNECTLRSTIDGRVAKRYVSEGDVVLPGRTIYSLVDPKDVYILVLLEEGKIHGVKPGSPATIHIDAYPDETFKGVVESVLPASSATFALIPRDVSAGEFTKVAQRIPIRIKITEGKLHLLKVGLGGEVEIKRL
- a CDS encoding LysE family transporter; its protein translation is MDELISIPSIFVTSFILALSGALMPGPLLTVTIAESIKKGFWAGPLIITGHSLLELCLIILILLGLGPYLKIPMVMGTIAFIGGIMLLWMGYSMFKEASNLSLSFAEKKQEVSNPNGKNTLLLGIIFSISNPYWTLWWVTIGLGYLTSAIKFGSIGIISFFIGHIAADYTWYSIVSFGTSKGSALIGDHHYRTIIRCCAICLVLFGSWFVVSAYTHFKA
- the ruvA gene encoding Holliday junction branch migration protein RuvA, which gives rise to MIGLLRGTIEEKFHDTVLINCNGVGYEVVVPDSYLSKLPRLGEEITLYTHLSWKEDGVTLYGFLNREDREMFRMLIQVSGVGPKMALNCLSVLGPLDLLRALSSGDTKKLQVISGVGKKTAARLCVDLKEKAKKMLSIRGLDDSISSQTDNAKVDAEDGNTWHEAYSALINLGYKPGEIRKALSRVSQELGKGQGPTEISEVIKSALRYLARPG
- a CDS encoding YebC/PmpR family DNA-binding transcriptional regulator; its protein translation is MAGHSKWSQIKHKKSAQDAKRGKLFTKLIREIMVAARIGGGDPAGNPRLRAAIDAAKSANMPKDNIERAIKKGTGELEGVSYEEVTYEGYGPGGVAVLVEAMTDNRQRTVADVRHIFAKRGGNLGEPGSVAWMFEKKGVIIVEKEEIEEDKLMDIALEAGAEDLVDQGDTWEVHTDPQVYEAVKNAIEEAGISISQAKLDMVPQNLVEVTDPQVAEKILKLMDALEDNDDVQNVYANFDIPDEVLEKMK